A portion of the Clostridium cylindrosporum DSM 605 genome contains these proteins:
- a CDS encoding winged helix-turn-helix domain-containing protein codes for MKAMYKLWLDNDGKVFGKGPFILLTEVEKCGSLSEAAKNIGMSYNKAHSLIKSIEKKLETKLLIKKIGGVNGGSSTLTPEAKKLMNSYSNFTKDCEEYIDKCYKEHFDL; via the coding sequence ATGAAAGCAATGTATAAATTATGGCTAGATAATGATGGTAAGGTTTTTGGAAAAGGTCCTTTTATTCTTCTTACAGAAGTAGAAAAATGTGGTTCTCTATCTGAGGCTGCTAAAAATATCGGTATGTCATATAATAAGGCCCATAGTTTAATTAAATCAATAGAGAAAAAACTAGAAACTAAGCTTCTTATTAAGAAAATTGGAGGAGTTAACGGTGGCAGTTCAACTTTAACTCCAGAGGCAAAAAAACTTATGAATAGCTACTCTAATTTTACAAAAGATTGTGAAGAGTATATAGATAAATGCTATAAAGAACACTTTGATTTATAA
- a CDS encoding DUF3298 and DUF4163 domain-containing protein, with protein sequence MKRYPSFFIYTFLTLFLCISVLNTANANTLSSPPKISFKEMRYGNDYINVNIKIPMLSYKDNLDVERRINTILEGDIISFKNQVENTAKEAYEESKKDKFNFIPYEAFETYKVTYNNSKILSIPVTFYTYTGGAHGNTIQEPYNFDLETGEKLTLKDIFIEGSNYKNTIKEVIKSSIEENPDIYFDDAIATVDKLQDTQNFYITDDNLVIYYDLYELAPYSSGIREFSIPLYTFSSELNSKYSLTK encoded by the coding sequence ATGAAAAGATATCCTAGTTTTTTTATTTATACTTTTTTAACACTATTTTTATGTATTTCAGTGTTAAATACAGCTAATGCTAATACCTTATCATCACCACCTAAAATTTCCTTTAAAGAAATGCGATATGGTAATGACTATATCAATGTTAATATTAAGATTCCTATGCTTAGTTATAAAGACAATCTTGATGTAGAAAGAAGAATTAATACTATTCTTGAAGGGGATATTATTAGCTTTAAAAACCAAGTTGAAAATACAGCAAAAGAAGCATATGAGGAAAGCAAAAAAGACAAGTTTAACTTTATCCCATATGAAGCATTTGAAACCTATAAGGTTACTTATAATAATTCCAAAATATTAAGCATCCCTGTTACTTTTTACACATATACAGGCGGTGCCCATGGAAATACCATTCAAGAGCCCTATAACTTTGATCTTGAAACAGGTGAAAAATTAACTCTAAAGGATATTTTTATAGAAGGATCTAACTATAAAAATACTATAAAGGAAGTTATAAAATCTTCTATAGAAGAGAATCCTGATATTTATTTTGACGATGCTATAGCAACTGTTGATAAACTTCAAGATACTCAAAACTTTTATATTACAGATGATAATTTAGTTATATATTATGATTTATATGAACTTGCACCTTACTCATCTGGTATAAGAGAATTTTCAATTCCTTTATACACCTTCTCATCTGAGCTTAATTCTAAATATAGTCTTACAAAATAA
- a CDS encoding Fe-S-containing hydro-lyase, which yields MSIKVTTPLTGDKIESLKAGDSILLTGYIYTGRDAAHKRMLESLDKGESLPIDITDETIYYVGPSPAKEGQVIGSAGPTTSYRMDSYTPKLLDLGLKGMIGKGIRNDEVIEYMKKNCAVYLGAIGGAAALTSKCVKSSEIVAYEDLGPEAIRRLYVENLPVIVVIDCKGRNFYEIGQNEYIKQDISEEIE from the coding sequence ATGAGTATTAAGGTTACTACTCCTTTAACAGGAGATAAAATAGAAAGCTTAAAAGCAGGTGATAGTATCCTTTTGACAGGATATATTTATACAGGGAGAGATGCAGCTCACAAAAGGATGCTTGAATCTCTTGATAAGGGGGAGAGTCTTCCAATTGATATTACAGATGAAACTATATACTATGTAGGTCCTTCTCCTGCTAAAGAAGGTCAGGTTATAGGGTCAGCAGGTCCTACTACAAGCTATAGAATGGATTCTTATACTCCAAAATTATTAGACCTTGGACTTAAGGGGATGATAGGAAAGGGTATAAGAAACGATGAAGTTATAGAGTATATGAAAAAAAATTGTGCAGTATATCTTGGAGCTATAGGAGGAGCAGCAGCACTTACATCAAAGTGTGTGAAGTCATCAGAAATAGTGGCATATGAAGATTTAGGTCCAGAGGCTATTAGAAGATTATATGTTGAGAATCTTCCAGTTATTGTCGTAATAGATTGTAAGGGTAGAAATTTTTACGAAATAGGACAGAATGAGTATATAAAACAAGATATTTCCGAGGAAATAGAATAA
- a CDS encoding fumarate hydratase — MREIHIDEIISKVKKLCIDANYNISPDIKNAFQSFKNKETSVLGKDILDILIENSDIASNEQMPMCQDTGMAIVFVELGQDIHIVGGLLEDAINEGVRQGYSEGYLRKSVVGDPIERKNTGDNTPAIIHYSIVSGDKIKITVAPKGFGSENMSQIKMLKPSEGINGVKEFIANVVKEAGPNPCPPIVVGVGIGGSFEKAALLSKKALLRPIDESNNIEFYKELESEMLQKINRLGIGPQGFGGYTTALGVNIEVYPTHIAGLPVAVNISCHATRHSSIII; from the coding sequence ATGAGAGAGATACATATAGATGAGATAATATCAAAAGTTAAAAAACTTTGTATAGATGCTAATTATAATATATCACCTGATATAAAAAATGCATTTCAAAGTTTTAAAAATAAAGAAACAAGTGTGCTTGGAAAAGATATTTTAGACATACTTATTGAAAATAGTGATATAGCGTCTAATGAACAAATGCCTATGTGTCAAGATACGGGTATGGCCATAGTTTTTGTAGAATTAGGTCAAGATATTCATATAGTAGGTGGATTATTAGAGGATGCAATTAATGAAGGTGTAAGACAGGGATATAGTGAAGGCTATCTTAGAAAGTCAGTAGTAGGTGATCCAATAGAGAGAAAAAATACAGGTGATAACACGCCTGCTATTATTCATTATTCTATAGTTAGTGGAGATAAGATAAAGATAACCGTTGCGCCTAAAGGGTTTGGAAGTGAGAATATGAGTCAAATAAAAATGCTTAAACCTTCAGAGGGTATAAATGGTGTTAAGGAGTTTATAGCAAATGTTGTAAAAGAAGCAGGGCCTAATCCATGTCCACCAATAGTAGTAGGAGTAGGGATAGGAGGTAGCTTTGAAAAAGCAGCACTTCTTTCAAAAAAAGCACTTTTAAGACCAATAGATGAAAGTAATAATATAGAGTTTTATAAAGAACTAGAGAGTGAAATGCTACAAAAGATTAATAGACTTGGTATAGGTCCACAAGGATTTGGGGGATATACTACAGCACTTGGAGTTAATATAGAAGTTTATCCAACACATATTGCAGGTCTTCCAGTAGCTGTTAATATTAGCTGTCATGCAACAAGACATAGTAGTATTATTATATAG
- a CDS encoding sensor histidine kinase, which translates to MQSCEYLSNYSKKIEITPLFVCSVDIKGNIYSSLGEAEEIFRQDSEISIDSNRLILKTNNINKFSEVAYKRLFECIDNIIKTNMISEETVYVYVGNFTGTWYQVDIKKDPINEDRVTLIWFYSSYLENSNENTLDELKIYKHLSEFLPYSMCIYVNNKIRFINYSAIKFLGGECWSEFIGRRFSEFISAESTFNIEEIVNGINSRNIPNIVYREKIRTLDLSEYDVDMYISPIVFNGEKGVLLAFRDMEVRKEVKELEELINTKNKELDKTIKSEKMKTEFFTDVSHELRTPLNVILGALQLLSFQMDKGNINDENGKLNEYLTIVRFNALRLLRLVNNIIDITKIDSGFKDIQLKKCNIVSFVEEITNSVIPYMENKDINLTFDTNDEEIHILMDPSKMERVILNILSNAIKFTHEGGEVFVNINSGENVNISIKDSGIGMSEDKINVIFERFRQVSNGYVRENEGSGIGLSLAKSIIEQHGGNIKVHSEINVGSEFIITLPKNKLSDNIEEFNLNEYQIGAVDLELSDICYQK; encoded by the coding sequence GTGCAAAGCTGTGAGTATCTAAGTAACTATAGTAAGAAAATCGAAATTACACCTCTGTTTGTATGTTCAGTTGATATAAAAGGCAATATATATTCATCACTAGGAGAAGCTGAAGAAATATTTAGACAAGACTCAGAAATAAGTATTGATTCAAATAGATTAATATTAAAAACTAATAATATAAATAAATTTTCAGAAGTTGCTTATAAAAGATTATTTGAATGTATAGATAATATTATCAAAACTAATATGATATCAGAAGAAACTGTATATGTTTATGTGGGAAACTTTACTGGGACATGGTATCAGGTTGATATAAAAAAAGACCCTATTAATGAAGATAGGGTAACTTTAATATGGTTTTATTCTTCATATCTTGAGAACTCAAATGAAAATACATTAGATGAACTTAAAATATATAAGCATCTATCTGAATTTTTGCCATATAGCATGTGCATATATGTTAACAATAAAATAAGATTTATTAATTATAGTGCAATTAAGTTTTTAGGTGGAGAGTGCTGGAGTGAGTTCATTGGAAGAAGATTTAGTGAATTTATATCTGCAGAATCAACATTTAATATAGAAGAGATAGTTAATGGAATTAACTCTAGAAACATACCTAATATTGTATATAGAGAAAAAATAAGAACCTTAGATTTAAGTGAATATGATGTTGATATGTATATCTCTCCTATTGTATTTAATGGTGAAAAGGGAGTACTACTTGCATTTAGAGATATGGAAGTTAGGAAAGAAGTTAAAGAACTTGAGGAATTAATAAATACTAAAAATAAAGAGCTTGATAAAACCATAAAAAGTGAAAAAATGAAAACAGAGTTTTTTACTGATGTTTCTCATGAATTAAGAACTCCTCTTAATGTAATACTTGGGGCACTCCAATTATTATCCTTCCAAATGGATAAAGGGAATATTAATGATGAAAACGGAAAATTAAATGAATATTTAACAATAGTCAGGTTTAATGCACTAAGATTATTAAGGCTTGTTAATAATATTATAGATATAACAAAAATAGATTCTGGGTTTAAAGATATCCAATTGAAAAAATGCAATATAGTATCCTTTGTAGAGGAAATAACTAACTCAGTGATTCCTTATATGGAAAATAAAGACATAAACTTAACCTTTGATACCAATGATGAAGAAATACATATTTTAATGGATCCAAGTAAAATGGAAAGGGTAATCCTAAATATTCTATCCAATGCGATTAAATTTACCCACGAAGGTGGAGAAGTATTTGTTAATATTAACTCAGGGGAAAATGTTAATATTTCAATTAAAGATAGTGGAATAGGTATGAGTGAAGATAAGATAAATGTAATATTTGAGAGATTTAGGCAAGTTAGTAATGGTTATGTTAGAGAAAATGAAGGTAGTGGAATAGGATTATCACTAGCTAAGTCAATTATAGAACAACATGGTGGAAACATAAAAGTACATAGTGAAATTAATGTTGGAAGTGAATTTATTATAACTCTACCAAAAAATAAGTTAAGTGATAATATTGAGGAATTTAATTTAAATGAATATCAAATTGGAGCAGTAGACTTAGAACTTTCAGATATATGTTACCAAAAATAA
- a CDS encoding TetR/AcrR family transcriptional regulator: protein MNKTKKVIFDAAIKSFSKKGYHKSTMDEIAEAAGVAKGTLYYHFKSKEDIFKFIIDEGIKMIKEELYDKTKHLDDPTDKLRKVCEVQLKLVITYLPFFKTVLSQMWGDEDRQTHLREVLKKYFVLLEGYLLEAADESFINKNNIEIIAFNFFGVMTSTVVYNITHKDIDIEEVLDNLVEFLMRGIGKK, encoded by the coding sequence ATGAATAAAACAAAAAAGGTTATTTTTGATGCAGCTATTAAATCTTTTTCAAAAAAGGGATATCATAAATCAACAATGGATGAAATTGCTGAAGCAGCAGGAGTAGCTAAGGGAACACTTTATTATCATTTTAAAAGTAAAGAAGATATCTTTAAGTTTATTATTGATGAAGGTATAAAAATGATAAAAGAAGAGCTATACGATAAGACAAAGCATTTAGATGATCCAACAGATAAACTTAGAAAAGTTTGTGAAGTACAATTAAAATTGGTTATAACCTATTTACCATTTTTTAAAACTGTACTAAGTCAGATGTGGGGAGATGAAGATAGACAAACTCATTTAAGAGAAGTCTTGAAAAAATACTTTGTATTACTTGAAGGATATTTATTAGAAGCCGCTGATGAAAGTTTTATAAACAAAAATAACATAGAAATTATTGCATTTAATTTTTTTGGAGTAATGACTTCTACTGTGGTGTATAACATTACACATAAGGATATAGATATAGAAGAAGTGTTAGATAATTTAGTTGAATTTTTAATGAGGGGCATTGGTAAAAAGTAG
- a CDS encoding polysaccharide deacetylase family protein: MRYPLIKTLLHKIILILLFIIILIISSITNINASTKFLPSISTTLDEDRETDDIDSPKLVNSSKTRYVYLTFDDGPDPKITPKILDTLKSENVKATFFVIGKNVDYYKKTFKRIVSDGHTIGLHSYTHNLSEVYKSDDAFINEMKKSDKLIKSITGKTTSILRFPGGTFKRMTPSLLNKLHLNNYKIYDWHSSVDDGMYPKTSPDKLVKNALSYGTKGRDIIILLHSRPNNKTTAEALPKLIKHYKSQGYSFKTLSSNTPEYYFYCK; the protein is encoded by the coding sequence ATGAGATATCCCTTGATAAAAACATTACTTCATAAGATTATACTAATACTGTTATTTATTATAATACTTATTATTTCCTCAATTACAAATATTAATGCGAGCACAAAATTTTTACCTTCAATTTCTACTACATTAGATGAAGATAGGGAAACCGATGATATAGACTCTCCTAAGCTTGTAAATTCATCTAAAACAAGATATGTTTACTTAACATTTGATGATGGACCTGATCCTAAAATTACACCTAAAATTTTAGATACGCTAAAAAGTGAAAATGTAAAAGCAACTTTTTTTGTCATAGGAAAAAATGTTGATTATTATAAAAAAACATTTAAAAGAATTGTTAGTGATGGTCATACTATAGGACTTCATTCATATACACATAATTTATCTGAGGTTTATAAATCTGATGATGCCTTCATTAATGAAATGAAAAAAAGTGATAAACTTATTAAATCAATCACAGGAAAAACAACTTCAATTTTAAGGTTTCCAGGTGGAACATTCAAACGTATGACACCTAGCCTACTTAATAAGCTTCACCTAAATAACTACAAAATATATGATTGGCATTCATCAGTAGATGATGGTATGTATCCTAAAACTTCACCTGATAAACTAGTAAAAAATGCACTTTCTTATGGAACTAAAGGAAGGGATATAATTATTTTACTACACAGCAGACCTAATAACAAAACAACTGCTGAGGCACTTCCTAAACTAATAAAACACTATAAATCTCAAGGATATAGTTTTAAAACTTTATCCTCCAATACCCCTGAATATTACTTTTACTGCAAATAG
- a CDS encoding DUF3309 family protein yields the protein MSKKCCCKSHSHKLESCGCPTPRMCCGTMAVPTTAYNMVSVPQMVYDNVPASAVAGANFNQYPSHVGGYGGHGGYDEGCGSGIIIIIIILLLCCGNGFGGSHGGHDDDCGFGDSSCGSIIIIIILILCFCGNGFGY from the coding sequence ATGTCAAAGAAATGTTGCTGTAAATCTCATTCTCACAAACTAGAATCATGCGGGTGCCCAACTCCTAGAATGTGCTGTGGAACTATGGCTGTACCAACAACTGCTTATAACATGGTATCTGTTCCACAAATGGTTTACGACAATGTTCCTGCTTCAGCGGTAGCAGGAGCTAACTTTAACCAATATCCTTCACATGTTGGCGGATATGGCGGACACGGTGGATATGATGAAGGCTGTGGTAGCGGTATCATCATAATCATAATCATACTACTTCTTTGCTGTGGAAATGGATTTGGTGGAAGCCATGGAGGACATGATGATGACTGTGGATTCGGTGATTCATCTTGCGGAAGTATCATAATCATTATAATCCTAATTCTTTGCTTCTGTGGTAACGGGTTCGGATATTAA
- a CDS encoding CPBP family intramembrane glutamic endopeptidase has translation MVKEMLIIHYLKNILLILLISIPPWTALVSNMKKKKSKKQKRFLVIAFAIYMVITIFTDNIFPTLISIIYLLYVYKNRNKSEEAYYLRPLAKKDFTFKHSNRAITITVAKERLFIIIKSLIFKVLVTAISFWFLVLLPILGFKVEEQEVVGKFLNASFGESIYLMVLMVITAPILEEFIFRHLFYRILKKRMWKVMSAILTSLLFTLLHYNIAGVVMFFSVGIYNCYLYEKHGYRAAVINHMIFNFTSLIALLYMKTFA, from the coding sequence ATGGTTAAAGAAATGCTAATTATCCATTATTTAAAAAATATATTACTTATATTACTAATAAGTATACCTCCATGGACAGCATTAGTTTCAAATATGAAAAAGAAAAAAAGTAAGAAACAAAAAAGATTTTTAGTTATAGCTTTTGCTATATATATGGTTATTACTATTTTTACAGATAATATTTTCCCAACATTAATTTCGATTATCTATTTGTTATATGTATATAAAAATAGGAACAAAAGTGAAGAGGCATACTACCTAAGACCATTGGCTAAAAAGGATTTTACTTTTAAGCACAGTAATAGAGCAATTACAATTACTGTGGCTAAAGAGAGACTATTTATAATTATTAAGTCTCTAATATTTAAAGTATTAGTAACAGCAATAAGTTTTTGGTTTTTAGTGCTTTTACCTATTTTAGGATTTAAGGTTGAGGAGCAAGAGGTAGTAGGCAAGTTTCTAAATGCATCATTTGGGGAATCTATATATTTAATGGTTCTGATGGTTATTACTGCACCAATACTTGAAGAATTCATATTTAGACATCTCTTCTATAGGATACTAAAAAAGAGAATGTGGAAAGTAATGTCGGCTATATTAACTAGCTTGCTTTTTACTCTTTTACATTATAATATTGCAGGAGTAGTCATGTTCTTCTCTGTTGGAATTTATAATTGTTATCTATATGAAAAGCATGGTTATAGGGCAGCGGTTATTAATCATATGATATTTAATTTTACTTCATTAATTGCTTTATTATATATGAAAACATTTGCATAG
- the yihA gene encoding ribosome biogenesis GTP-binding protein YihA/YsxC — protein sequence MIIKKSDIYATAVSPSQYPETGLPEVAFAGRSNVGKSSLINSLVNRKSLARTSSTPGKTRVINFFGVNDALYLVDLPGYGYAKVAKDEKAKWGGMIEAYLNSREQLKLVILLVDVRHEPTKDDKLMFDWMKATGSQMVVVATKADKLTRNHRNKSLVQIRKSLQMSSSDILLHFSSQTKEGRDELWEVIKDYSNIE from the coding sequence ATGATAATTAAAAAATCAGATATTTATGCAACAGCAGTATCTCCTTCACAGTATCCAGAAACAGGACTTCCAGAGGTAGCATTTGCAGGAAGATCAAATGTAGGTAAATCATCACTTATAAACTCATTAGTTAATAGAAAATCACTAGCAAGAACTAGTTCAACTCCTGGGAAAACAAGAGTTATAAACTTTTTTGGAGTTAACGATGCTCTATATCTAGTGGATCTTCCAGGTTACGGATATGCAAAGGTTGCTAAGGATGAGAAGGCCAAGTGGGGAGGTATGATTGAAGCATACCTAAATAGCAGAGAACAATTAAAGTTGGTTATACTTTTAGTTGATGTTAGACATGAACCAACAAAGGATGATAAGTTAATGTTCGATTGGATGAAGGCAACAGGATCACAAATGGTTGTAGTTGCTACTAAGGCGGATAAGTTAACTAGAAATCACAGAAATAAAAGCCTAGTACAAATTAGAAAGTCTCTACAAATGTCAAGTAGTGATATATTACTACACTTTTCATCTCAGACTAAGGAAGGTAGAGATGAATTATGGGAAGTTATTAAAGATTACAGCAATATAGAGTAA
- the lon gene encoding endopeptidase La, which produces MSERKDEKIQDIDIKDLENLLKEGNKEKISEFLEEKYSKKLDIYKDYKREVATLIPIRGMVVFPGNTVHFDVGREKSLAALESAMKNDKLIFLVSQFNPAIEEPTKDDLELSGTVSRVKQVLKLQNGVVRVLVEGIYKGELDQFLRIEPYYEALIAIPEEKYDDLDEVKAIARVLRKLFVRYVKDVKVPVDDVSSIRLISFEDIQKYTYLVASKLITLPHMQSSILNKKSLKERIELLIELLEDELKIIKLEKSIAKKTNEKMEKHQKEYYLKQQIRVIQEELGDKEDIITEIEKYRDKIKELKLPNHVADKLNSEIKKLEKVDSLSGEGANIRTYIDTVFKVPWKKSSKDNYNLEKVKDILEKSHYGLEDVKERILEYVAVRKLNNGLKGPIICLVGPPGVGKTSIASSIAASMNRKFVRMSLGGVKDEAEIRGHRRTYVGAIPGRVISSMLDVGVVNPVFLLDEIDKMGSDYKGDPASAMLEVLDPEQNKTFKDHYLELEYDLSKVFFITTANTLDTIPRPLRDRMEIIEVSGYTDIEKKAIAREYLVSKQAQEHGIKKDALKITDDALKLIVSDYTRESGVRNLQRQIAKVCRKTAVKFAEDENLKIIIEGKDVVDYLGPSIFKYKEGGLKDKVGVVMGLAWTQYGGDTLPVEVAIMKGTGKLELTGKLGDVMKESAKIAYSYVRANSDKYGIDEEFYKKYDIHIHAPEGAVPKDGPSAGVTMVTAIVSALSKNPVRGDIAMTGEVTLTGNVLAIGGVKEKSLSAYRAGIKTIILPEENRKDIDKVPEYIRQDINFVFAEKVDVVLNTALRGELNDN; this is translated from the coding sequence ATGAGCGAAAGAAAAGATGAAAAAATACAAGATATTGATATAAAGGATTTAGAAAACCTTCTTAAAGAAGGTAATAAAGAGAAGATTTCTGAGTTTTTAGAAGAAAAGTATTCTAAAAAATTAGATATATATAAAGACTATAAAAGAGAAGTAGCAACACTAATACCTATAAGAGGAATGGTAGTGTTTCCAGGTAATACAGTTCATTTTGATGTTGGACGAGAAAAGTCACTTGCAGCATTAGAAAGTGCAATGAAAAATGATAAACTTATTTTCTTAGTTTCACAGTTTAACCCAGCAATAGAGGAGCCTACTAAAGATGACTTAGAATTATCCGGAACAGTTTCTAGGGTAAAGCAGGTTTTAAAACTTCAAAATGGAGTAGTTAGAGTTTTAGTAGAAGGGATCTATAAGGGAGAATTAGACCAGTTTTTAAGAATTGAACCTTATTATGAAGCTTTAATTGCTATTCCAGAGGAAAAATATGATGACTTAGATGAAGTTAAGGCAATAGCAAGGGTACTAAGAAAGCTTTTTGTAAGATATGTTAAAGATGTAAAGGTTCCAGTTGATGATGTGTCATCTATAAGACTTATAAGTTTTGAAGATATACAAAAGTACACATACTTAGTTGCATCAAAGCTTATAACATTACCACATATGCAATCATCTATTCTTAACAAAAAGTCTTTAAAGGAGAGAATAGAGTTGCTTATAGAGCTCCTTGAAGATGAGTTAAAGATAATTAAACTTGAAAAAAGTATTGCTAAGAAAACAAATGAAAAAATGGAAAAGCACCAAAAAGAGTATTATCTTAAGCAACAAATAAGAGTGATACAGGAAGAACTTGGTGACAAAGAAGATATAATTACAGAGATCGAGAAATATAGAGATAAAATAAAGGAACTTAAGTTACCAAATCATGTAGCAGATAAATTAAATTCTGAAATTAAAAAACTTGAAAAGGTTGATAGTTTATCAGGTGAAGGTGCGAATATAAGGACCTATATAGACACAGTTTTTAAAGTTCCATGGAAGAAGTCATCTAAAGACAATTATAATTTAGAAAAGGTTAAGGATATACTTGAAAAGAGTCATTATGGATTAGAAGATGTTAAAGAAAGAATACTTGAATATGTAGCAGTTAGAAAATTAAACAACGGACTAAAGGGGCCTATAATTTGTTTAGTTGGACCTCCAGGGGTTGGTAAAACTTCTATTGCTAGTTCAATAGCAGCTTCTATGAATAGAAAGTTCGTTAGGATGTCTTTAGGCGGAGTTAAAGATGAAGCTGAAATAAGAGGGCATAGAAGAACATATGTAGGTGCTATTCCAGGTAGGGTTATTTCTAGTATGCTAGATGTAGGGGTAGTAAACCCTGTATTCTTACTAGATGAAATAGATAAAATGGGTTCTGATTATAAAGGAGATCCTGCCAGCGCTATGCTTGAAGTACTAGATCCTGAGCAAAATAAGACATTTAAGGATCATTATCTAGAGTTAGAGTATGACTTATCTAAGGTATTTTTTATAACTACAGCTAATACTCTTGATACTATACCTAGACCATTACGTGATAGAATGGAAATAATTGAGGTGTCAGGATATACAGACATTGAAAAAAAGGCTATTGCTAGAGAATATTTAGTAAGTAAGCAGGCTCAGGAACATGGAATCAAGAAAGATGCATTAAAGATAACAGATGATGCACTTAAGTTAATAGTTTCAGACTACACTAGAGAGTCTGGGGTTAGAAATCTGCAAAGGCAAATAGCAAAAGTATGTAGAAAAACTGCTGTAAAATTTGCAGAGGATGAAAACCTTAAGATAATTATAGAAGGTAAAGACGTTGTAGATTATTTAGGGCCTTCAATATTTAAGTATAAGGAAGGTGGTCTAAAAGATAAAGTTGGAGTTGTTATGGGACTTGCATGGACTCAGTATGGAGGTGATACACTTCCAGTTGAGGTTGCAATTATGAAGGGAACAGGAAAGCTTGAACTTACAGGAAAACTAGGAGATGTTATGAAGGAGTCTGCTAAAATAGCATATAGCTATGTAAGAGCAAATTCAGATAAGTATGGAATAGATGAAGAGTTTTATAAAAAGTATGATATTCATATTCATGCTCCAGAAGGCGCTGTGCCTAAAGATGGGCCATCAGCGGGTGTAACAATGGTGACAGCAATTGTTTCAGCACTATCAAAAAATCCTGTTAGAGGAGATATAGCCATGACAGGTGAAGTTACATTAACAGGAAATGTACTAGCTATCGGAGGGGTAAAAGAAAAATCCCTATCTGCATATAGAGCTGGAATAAAGACAATAATATTACCAGAAGAGAATAGAAAAGATATAGACAAAGTACCAGAATATATAAGACAAGATATAAACTTTGTATTTGCAGAGAAAGTAGATGTAGTATTAAATACTGCACTTAGAGGTGAATTAAATGATAATTAA